In Metopolophium dirhodum isolate CAU chromosome 9, ASM1992520v1, whole genome shotgun sequence, the genomic window ATACATAAAATTCGAATTTCGAATGAATGTAACTAGGTAGTAGTTGTGACTTATGTATAATAGTGTTTAAAGATTATACGAACAGAGTGAAGTAGCACAGGGATTCGAATACCCCGAAAAATGGTTGGTGTACACTACTCCAATCATCTAAACATTAAATAGGtgcatacttatttatttattaattaaccactctttcaaaatttaatatatgtacattaaaattctttatataattatctGTATAATGACTTAAATaactatgttaatatttacaaaatgttaaaaacattgttaaataactattaaatatatatagttatgtagccattgttaagaggatgtcagagcATTATTTGCTATCTTATATACTTATCTCTCTTTCTCCCTCACTCTCACTCTCTTTCTCTCACACTCTCACTCTccctctctctcactctctctctctcaccctCTCTGACTCTGCAATGCACACATATCAAATTTTCGTTGTGTAGAACCAGTCTTGTGTCGTTATAGCTGACctctattatcaaatttaatgtttaaagcGTTATCTGTGTTttaaaatcgtaatatttttaaataatcataacttgcgtaaaaaaatgtcgttaAAAAGTCAACATACcaacaatgataattttttgaacttaaggtttgataataggtcaattcactatgTAATATTCGATCTAACAACACAAGGTTGGTttgctatataataaattattaataattaatattatgttggtgggtcggataaataaaacaaataatgcaCTGAAATCCTCTTAATATTTATCGAAATAATCAGTGATCACTGTTAAAAGAATCCTGTGTATGTGAATCAAgtgaacaaaatttaatttcgttaaaatgttttattgttaaaaacgcTTCTCGCAGTCACATTCCCTAGTCGAAAGTCCTCCATTCGAAcggaagaatataatataattatataagtatataacataattgcAGCAACCTCACTTGACCCGCGCTCCCATCGACaacagtattaaattataaaaatactacttAACACATATACACTCATtacttactataaataaattcgTTTTTACGCGTGGGCGACAAATTCCAATCACCCTTCCACTATACCGGCAACTCTAACAACTCCTGCACCCTCGTCGCACATGAAAtccaaaactattttaaacgGACGCCGTTGAAGCCTGCAGTCCCATCCTATTACAAACGAACCTTTGCCGCCCACAATTTGAATACAACATTATAGAACTCTTTCAATTTAGAAACGCGTTCTTCTGCGGTAGACCACAATTATTGGACTCgctttacaatttacaaacactattattatgcacatcataatattttagtcataTGGGCGTAACTATAggatttaatagttaattacaGAGGCTATAGGAGTCCTAAAAAACCAAAGTCCAAAATAATCCGTGGGATGCAAAGCCCCTGTATATCCCTGTACTTAGACCcgaatgtatagaaaatatcacTATCGATAATCGTACATCGTAGATAATTCtctttctatatttattataaccagATAACTGTACATAGTATATAGTAGGTTCTTAACCGGTGGTCCATGGACCCTTTGGGGTCCGTAGATGGTTACTCGGGGGTTCATGTAGTggctgtgattttttttattatgtaaatttttattgtgatgattttgaatataatttattatttttgtaggttTACGTGAACGGTTGTTCATATTTCTGTACAGTTTCCGATAACGTTTTtaagataacaataatagttttttgcCCACATTTCACCACTTGAAAGACAACAACGAGACAAACcagtcattatttttatataccaaaCTTATATGGTTACGTACTAACTACTTACTAACTAATTATTACACACGaacattcaaaaaataatatggctTTATCCAGTTccacaaacaaaaattgtaagCACCTATTGATGTGCAATATGTGCTTGAAAATTCATTTGGCAATTATTTCGATTCTacatatttaaaaccaaaaatatggTTATGTAACCCTTTTATCGTGGACTTAATCTCATGAATTAATGATTCAGACCTCGTTAATGatgaattaattgatttaagATCAAAATAAATAGGACACCacgatttacaaataaaaacttaaatcgAATTTTGGTGTTCGTTGATAAACGCTTATCTGCGAGCTACATCCAGGAGTGCAGGACAATGTAATTTTTGATTCCATTCGCTATTATACATATCTCTGAAAGGCTGAATTTTATACAATacttacaattaaaaacaaatcaagaACTCGATTGAACATTAAGGACGATAAGCGAGTTGCTCTGTCTAATATGGTCTCAGATTTTAAAGCAATATTGCAATCAATACAACAGCAAAATATGTCCCATTGAAActtgtatacataaattataaactataaaacaaagtgattatttataatgatttaataatgtattaactcttaatattatcattaaaaataattaaaataaaaataatattaatttggggTCAAAGCCGGGTTATATTACAGCTATTATATcagcaaataaataaatattatattataataggtacctacaaatatatatattaaatattttacaaaagaaaattttattttatggattGATTTGGATTTTAACCGGCGGGAGGTAGTAagagtaaaaagtaaaaagtaaaaacgtatAGGGAGACTAAACACGTCTATTGAAGGATGGAATGGATGACTAATCCCCCTCCTAGTCACGCCGATGcatatatagctatattatagtttgttagTATTATGTTTTCAGCGAAAATCATCTAAGAGTTAAgacaaattgtaatataaaaatatacgatcGAATTTTGTTCGGTGGTTTCAGGGTCGCTGTCATGTCTACTGTGTAAATTGATTTCACACCGAGCCGTAACGTTCTGGGGTGGACTTTTGGCTTCCGCCGGTATGATGTACAGTTCGTTCGCCAACTCCATATCGCACCTGTACATAAGGTAAGTGTAAATAGtggaatttattttactttagcTAACCGTAGAAGATGCATATATTTGTTACCTACGGGCAAAGTGCAAGACTATCGGGCAAcgtagttaaattatatatattatagaatgttGCCCAGTCTAGCTCGGTAAATATACAATGTcaaccatattatttattaataataataattttattattattatatttattatttatttattattgctttaTTTAATACTGTTATTTATAATGCTTAGTATTAGTCAAATGGGTATTTGGACGTTTCCCCCTAAatcaatacatatattttttaaaactggtATACCTACGTAGAACAAATAATATCTTGGAATGGTGGAGTAATACATTTACAACACTAGTCCAATCatccaattatatatttttataaaaaatcactACGTATACATCTTATTCGTAAAAAATTAAcacttttattatataggtattataagttGTCatctatatatctatacatatattgcaattgtatacataatatatagatatagacaACGCCGATGCAATCATTTTTCACTCATTATTTTTGGATTTGACTCACTAGTGGCGTGacaggaggaggaggaggagggaaatatatatatcaccAGTTCCTGTCACTAATGAGTCAaatccaaattattataaaatccaaataatgAGCGATAAGTTAGGTAATTGCATCGGCATTTTCTATCCTTAGtgttatactttaatatatgataatatacgtaCTTGATCGATGACCGTTTTCCCGATTTTCCGCAGCTACGGCTTGATGGTGGGATTTGGCGCGGGCTTGTGCTACTCGGCAGGAATACTGATCGTCAACGAGTATTTCGACAAGCGCCGAGGACTGGCCAACGGGTTTTCGCTGGCAGGCACCGCCATCGGTGCTCTCGCCATGCCGCCGTACCTCGAGTTCTTGACCTTTTCATACGGctacaggtatataatattctactgtAATATGatgttcattaatatatttgaccaacaaaaaattgaagaaaaaaaatgagcTCATATTATTAAAGTCCCAAACTTCCAACCgatctaaaattaattgtacataatattagacAGGGTGATCATCCCCAGTTATTCACAATCTAATTCTCAGAATTTTTATCGCCGCAGTACACTTCTTAAGTAAGTTGCaggtactacaaaataattcttGAATTTGAAAAGAAGTATATTTtgagtatatataaaaattccaaaaatagaattttaataaaatataaattcattattaaaaggaaaaatgggaTGAGCATTGAGCATGCATGATGAATCAACCTATATAGTGTATAGCACCTATATAgaactattataagttataacttactaATAGTTTGGATTTTTTGTGGTCAATGGTCTATGAGCAGGTCTATAGCTTATGTCAACTATAAATTCTAAATGctaatcatattatttgaaaaaaaaatcgacatattttattttgctttgtttcatttttaaatatgttctGTATTAAGGTCCTTGCAAACCCtgttaatttttcatcaaaacgaccttagcgactgacaaaaattaaagtacttctAGTGGTTAGGTTGTAAAGATGTTTTAATTGGTCAACAAGTCTACTTTGCACCGGTcggagcatattttttatattttagatattttttaatatattcaatactaaaaatttataaatttataaaatgtaaaacatttattctcgtcaagaatttgctaaaattgaaaaagtgctccgaccgatgcaaagtaaacttgtttaccaacacaaacatctttacgttttttaaatcaaaccactagaagtaccttaatttttgtctgtgcgacggctatttcacgtccataaattggttttctaataactttaaataacttGTGCATATGCGTGCGTGCGACCAAAAACCAGATAAGAAATAACAATGAAGTGTAAATTGATGTGGGTCACAGGTGATGGTAGGGGAGTATGCACACACTGATGAtcatttactacacacacaaagacgatcagtaatcgcagaaacgaaataattgcctaaacagtaaacacaactccttaaaaaatacacatttgcAAGGGCCTTAACGTGTATTAGTCATTATACTCAATTggtatttgcaattatttgaaaggataatatttgttattatctcGAATATTCAATTTCATGCCGTCATTATAGATAtgtttgaatactttttatgtttgttttttaatttttttctggtaattgtttatattatgtaactagaaatgttataatattaaactataactaGTAGTAGTCACATTAGGAGTGTTTATTAGATTcaaagaataaaacaaaattacagtgGGTATCCTATGTCGtcttataatagtttataaaaatatattttagtgttttttttagtttttaatcacATTCAAATTCGAATAAGCATTAGTTAGTAGACCGTGGACAAAGACAATCAAAACTTGTAAAATGGTACCGACCAAATAACAGCATAAGATCGGTACTTATTTCACGAACTTACGAGCTCTTCATTGAATCACTAGTAAAGTCTCGATAATAACCTAACCCAAAACGGTGATCTTTAACTTACTTCCGCCCCCATTACATGTCATATCGTTTTTCTTGCAGAGGCGGCATTCTGATCGTGTCCGGAATGATATTGAACACACTGGCGTGCTCGTTGACCTACATACCCGCGGTTGTTGATGCGGACAGGGTTCAACAGGACGAGGTGACCTACACGAGGCCGATCGCTTCGTCGACGCCAACGCCGACATCGATCAACGCGAGAGCAGTCGCGACGACGGCGTTTAAGGCAGCCACGGACCTGTACTACGCTGCGGTAGTTTCGTCACCGTCGCCGCCGCTGTTGAAATCCCAAaccacggcggcggcggtgtctTCAACGGACGACGAAGACaatgacgacgacgaagacgatgacgacgacgactgcAAACGCTTGAAAAACACCCGTTGGTGGTGGTGGCTGAGGTGGCGACACCCGCAGTTCGGCGCCACGCCGGCCGCTGAGTTTCTGGCCGTGTCAGTCGTCCACGCGATCAGCCACTTGGCGTACGCCACTGCCGCGCCTGCGCGTGCCTCCGCCCTACAGCTGGCCGCGGCCGAGGCGGCCGGTCGTTTTCTTGCACCCACCGCTTCAGACCTGCTTTCGCCCGGCGGTTCGGCGTCAATTTACCTGTACGCCGCGGTGGTGGCCGTCGGCGGCACCGTCCTACTGACCGGCGCCGCCACCGCCGAATCAAATGCCGACCCGTTCCAGTGGCCACTGCGATCGGCAGTGCACGCGCAATGGTCGGCGTCCCTGGTCATGGCCTTCGGAATGGCATCCGGTGCCGCCGTCGGGCTCGAACCGCTGGTTGCGGTCCGAGCGCTAGGCCGCGAACAACTCGCCGCCTCCTGTTCCGCCACGTTACTCGGAAAAGGCGCCGCTCAACTGGCCGTCGACCTGTTCCTGCGCCAGTCGTTGCCCAGCCGTGGTGGACACTGGCCACCGATCTCACCGTGCGTGTTTTACACGCTCGGATCCATTCTTGTGGCCACCGCCGCTGCTTGGACGGCTGCGTTCCTTGTCAAGCGTCACTACACCTCCAAGACCGGGTGCAACCGGTACGTGAGAACCGCTTGACTACAGCAGCCACCGGTGGCAAAACAATCatcctactatattgtataggtaataaccGGAGTACCAGACGAGAATTGAAACACTTTGGGATCGGTTTTCAACTTAAGctttcaaaaaatcaaaataatacccATTCGTCATTACTCGTTTCTCGTTGTCCTGAAAAGtgtcaaaaactatttaatatttttaaaatttaaaaaactttagCAGCGATTAATGTTTGAAGTTCTTGTAATTTTCATAACTCGTTTAAGagtaaaattaacattattttgtatataatataatatatataggtacctattatagtaagacgagaaaatttaatacaatcgaGGGCCTCAACAAAACACTACAGTACTCCAGTATCAAGTCGGTTAATAGCACTTAAGTGTTAAACCAGAACAATTGTAAAAAGTTACAAATCATTATTCCTGTTTGTGATGAATATAGTTGGTTATCTACTATAGATATGTACATTTAGAACTGTCATGTCGGATCCATTAAAATTGgtcgaaacaataaaaaaaaagttctgaTTTTACATATGTATCTACCTAATTAACGTATTTGAGGCTTTCGATTATAGTAATGATATATACAATTTGTGAccattagtatttactatttactaggTACCTGCATTGTTCTAGAAACCAAGACAAGAGTGCTTGATGTAAATACTCGTCATGACTCATGGGGCATAGTCCAATGCGTTTTGAGC contains:
- the LOC132952303 gene encoding uncharacterized protein LOC132952303 → MTNETTASCRGPAAGDPKSEPDESSYMLRDKRPSTSIRRDQHHQNSRQERQHRTFDDSWAWYVVGGCAFANFLLPGMLRSFGPDVLNGFVEVHELEFSNRSVVGCRWIPATFNLTFFISGSLSCLLCKLISHRAVTFWGGLLASAGMMYSSFANSISHLYISYGLMVGFGAGLCYSAGILIVNEYFDKRRGLANGFSLAGTAIGALAMPPYLEFLTFSYGYRGGILIVSGMILNTLACSLTYIPAVVDADRVQQDEVTYTRPIASSTPTPTSINARAVATTAFKAATDLYYAAVVSSPSPPLLKSQTTAAAVSSTDDEDNDDDEDDDDDDCKRLKNTRWWWWLRWRHPQFGATPAAEFLAVSVVHAISHLAYATAAPARASALQLAAAEAAGRFLAPTASDLLSPGGSASIYLYAAVVAVGGTVLLTGAATAESNADPFQWPLRSAVHAQWSASLVMAFGMASGAAVGLEPLVAVRALGREQLAASCSATLLGKGAAQLAVDLFLRQSLPSRGGHWPPISPCVFYTLGSILVATAAAWTAAFLVKRHYTSKTGCNRYVRTA